A section of the Microtus ochrogaster isolate Prairie Vole_2 unplaced genomic scaffold, MicOch1.0 UNK69, whole genome shotgun sequence genome encodes:
- the LOC101992278 gene encoding methylmalonic aciduria and homocystinuria type C protein homolog produces MEPHVAELKQKIEDTLCPFGFEVYPFQVGWYNELLPPAFHLPFPGPTLAFLVLSTPAMFDKALKPFLKSYQPQPLRDPVDQCVSYHLRSVTE; encoded by the exons ATGGAGCCGCATGTcgcagaactgaagcagaagattGAGGACACCTTATGTCCTTTTGGCTTCGAGGTTTACCCCTTCCAG GTGGGATGGTACAAtgaactcctgcctccagccttCCACTTGCCCTTCCCAGGACCTACTCTGGCCTTCCTGGTACTCAGCACACCTGCTATGTTTGACAAAGCCCTCAAACCCTTCTTAAAGAGCTACCAGCCCCAACCGCTGAGAGACCCTGTGGATCAGTGCGTGTCCTACCACCTGAGAAGTGTTACCGAG